Proteins encoded by one window of Bacteroidota bacterium:
- a CDS encoding CoA transferase subunit B, which yields MLDKDGIAKRIAKEIKDGYYVNLGIGIPTLCANYVPKGVDIVLQSENGILGMGPFPYEGEEDSDLINAGKQTVTLLKGASIFDSALSFGMIRAQKVDLTILGAMEVSENGDIANWKIPGKMVKGMGGAMDLVASAKNIIVAMQQVNKAGESKLLPKCTLPITGVRCIKKIVTELGVYDIVPEGGFKLIERAPGVSVDHIKKSTAGKLIVEGEILEMQLN from the coding sequence ATGTTAGATAAAGACGGCATCGCAAAACGAATCGCGAAAGAAATTAAAGACGGCTACTATGTAAATTTAGGAATCGGAATTCCGACATTGTGCGCCAACTATGTTCCAAAAGGAGTTGACATTGTTCTTCAATCCGAAAACGGAATTTTGGGAATGGGTCCTTTTCCCTATGAAGGCGAAGAAGATTCGGATTTAATTAATGCAGGAAAGCAAACGGTTACGCTTTTGAAAGGCGCTTCCATTTTTGATTCCGCTTTGAGTTTTGGAATGATACGCGCGCAGAAAGTTGACTTGACAATTTTAGGCGCGATGGAAGTAAGCGAGAACGGAGACATTGCCAACTGGAAAATTCCCGGCAAGATGGTTAAAGGAATGGGTGGCGCAATGGATTTGGTGGCGAGCGCAAAAAATATTATTGTCGCCATGCAGCAGGTGAACAAAGCGGGCGAATCAAAACTTCTTCCGAAATGCACGCTGCCGATTACCGGAGTTCGCTGCATAAAAAAAATTGTAACCGAACTTGGCGTGTATGATATTGTTCCTGAAGGAGGATTTAAACTTATTGAACGAGCTCCCGGGGTTTCGGTCGACCATATAAAAAAATCCACTGCAGGTAAATTAATAGTTGAAGGAGAAATTCTGGAGATGCAATTAAATTAA
- a CDS encoding CoA transferase subunit A produces the protein MNKTVKNADEAVKDVQDGMTIALGGFGLCGIPENCISALVKKNVKGLTCISNNAGVDDFGLGLLLHKKQIKKMVSSYVGENAEFERQMLSGELEVDLIPQGTLATRLMAGGYGMPVIYTPAGVGTEVAAGKEVRRFKFNGTEKDYLMEYAFEPDFAIVKAWKGDTIGNLVFRLTTRNFSPLVAMSGKITIAEVEELVQPGELNPDSIHVPGIYVHRIFQGSNYQKRIEQRTVRKK, from the coding sequence ATGAACAAGACAGTAAAAAACGCTGACGAAGCAGTAAAAGATGTACAGGACGGAATGACCATTGCCCTCGGTGGTTTCGGCTTGTGCGGAATTCCGGAGAACTGCATTTCAGCGCTGGTGAAAAAAAATGTGAAAGGGCTCACGTGCATTTCCAACAATGCGGGCGTGGATGATTTCGGTTTGGGTTTGCTGCTTCACAAAAAGCAAATTAAAAAAATGGTTTCGTCTTACGTAGGAGAAAATGCGGAGTTCGAGCGGCAAATGCTCAGCGGAGAACTGGAAGTGGATTTGATTCCGCAGGGAACGTTAGCAACACGATTAATGGCTGGCGGTTATGGAATGCCGGTGATTTATACTCCTGCGGGAGTGGGAACAGAAGTCGCGGCTGGAAAAGAAGTGCGGAGATTCAAATTCAACGGAACAGAAAAAGATTATTTAATGGAATACGCTTTCGAGCCCGACTTCGCCATAGTGAAAGCATGGAAGGGCGATACGATAGGAAATTTAGTTTTCAGATTAACCACACGGAATTTTTCTCCGCTTGTAGCGATGAGCGGAAAAATTACGATTGCCGAAGTGGAAGAATTAGTTCAGCCGGGAGAATTAAATCCTGACTCCATTCACGTGCCGGGAATTTATGTTCATAGAATTTTCCAAGGCAGTAATTATCAGAAACGAATTGAACAACGAACCGTAAGAAAAAAATAA
- a CDS encoding transglycosylase domain-containing protein, with translation MSETNPEKKKQKLPEKKLKKYLRIFWALVIVPFLLIFLLVWMVSMEWFGKLPSTNELLNPQTNLATEIISSDGKILGKYYAENRVNVKYRDLSPSLVNGLIATEDARFYDHSGVDLRGLFRVLFRTVIGGEESSGGGSTLSQQLAKMLFPREKNQSKIKLVARKIKEWIIAARLEKQYTKEEILTMYINKFDFINLAVGIKSASKIYFNTTPDSLKTEQAAMLVGMCKNPALFNPQRRADTTLQRRNVVMAQMVKYGYLSEQKFDSLKKLPLGLNFQPEDHNLGIAPYFREYLRDDFMRKWIDENPKPDGTKYDVYRDGLKIYTTIDSRMQQYAERAMEEHMKEIQKSFFKECQKKKNPPFDFRLTNEEINGLMVSAMHRSDRYHNLKTAGMSEEEIKKDFNMPASMRVFSWNGEFDTTMTPWDSIRYYKHFLQAGLMSMDPHTGYIKAWVGGINYKHFKYDHVNRRATRQVGSTFKPFVYALAIMEGWSPCQKIPNVPVTFELPNQPPWTPQNSGEEEYNGKMVTMKFALALSINWVTAYIMKQFGPEPVVQFAQRLGITAPLEPVPSLCLGTADISVFEMTGAMSTFANKGTRVEPIFVTRIEDKNGRVLADFRPKTEEVMNEEKAYVSLSMLQGVVQNGTGSRLRYKYKLMNPLAGKTGTTQNHSDGWFMGITPDLVTGTWVGGEDRGIHFSNMTEGQGASMALPIFAYYMQKVYADKKINLYQGDFEKPAGKINVEMDCDKYNKEMEQGGGQEGDKTEDENF, from the coding sequence ATGAGCGAAACAAACCCAGAAAAGAAAAAACAAAAACTCCCCGAGAAGAAACTGAAAAAATACCTGCGCATTTTCTGGGCGCTGGTGATTGTTCCTTTCCTTTTGATATTTCTTTTGGTGTGGATGGTTTCCATGGAATGGTTCGGAAAACTTCCTTCTACGAATGAACTTCTGAATCCGCAAACAAATCTGGCCACTGAAATAATTTCTTCCGATGGAAAAATTCTGGGAAAATATTATGCAGAAAATCGCGTGAACGTAAAATACAGAGACCTCAGTCCTTCTTTGGTGAACGGATTAATTGCAACGGAAGACGCGCGCTTCTACGATCATTCGGGAGTTGATTTGCGCGGATTGTTCCGGGTGTTGTTCCGCACGGTTATTGGCGGAGAAGAAAGCAGCGGTGGCGGAAGCACACTCTCGCAGCAATTGGCAAAAATGCTTTTCCCCAGGGAAAAAAATCAGTCGAAGATAAAACTTGTGGCAAGAAAAATTAAAGAGTGGATTATTGCTGCGCGTTTGGAAAAGCAATACACCAAGGAAGAAATCCTCACCATGTACATCAACAAATTTGATTTCATCAATCTTGCTGTGGGAATTAAATCCGCTTCGAAAATTTATTTCAACACCACGCCCGATTCACTGAAGACAGAACAAGCCGCCATGCTCGTGGGCATGTGCAAAAATCCTGCGCTGTTCAACCCGCAGCGAAGAGCCGACACAACGCTGCAAAGGCGAAATGTGGTGATGGCGCAAATGGTGAAGTATGGATATTTATCCGAACAAAAATTTGATTCGCTGAAAAAACTTCCGCTCGGATTAAATTTCCAGCCCGAAGACCACAACCTTGGCATCGCTCCTTACTTCCGCGAATACCTGCGCGATGATTTCATGCGGAAATGGATTGACGAAAATCCGAAACCCGATGGAACAAAATACGATGTGTATCGTGATGGATTAAAAATTTACACTACGATTGATTCGCGCATGCAGCAATATGCCGAGCGTGCTATGGAAGAACACATGAAAGAAATTCAGAAAAGTTTTTTCAAAGAGTGCCAGAAGAAAAAAAATCCTCCGTTTGATTTCCGCCTGACGAATGAAGAAATAAACGGGCTGATGGTTTCAGCTATGCATCGCTCCGACCGTTACCACAACCTGAAAACCGCAGGCATGAGTGAAGAAGAAATCAAAAAAGATTTTAATATGCCTGCATCCATGCGGGTTTTTTCCTGGAACGGAGAATTTGATACCACGATGACTCCATGGGATTCGATTCGCTACTACAAACATTTTCTGCAGGCGGGATTGATGAGCATGGATCCGCACACGGGCTACATCAAAGCATGGGTAGGTGGAATCAATTACAAACATTTCAAATATGATCATGTGAACCGCAGGGCAACGCGGCAAGTCGGTTCAACATTCAAACCGTTTGTGTATGCGCTCGCGATCATGGAAGGATGGTCGCCTTGCCAGAAAATTCCGAATGTGCCCGTAACATTTGAACTTCCGAATCAGCCGCCATGGACTCCGCAAAATTCCGGGGAAGAAGAATACAACGGAAAAATGGTGACCATGAAATTCGCGTTGGCGCTTTCCATCAACTGGGTTACTGCTTACATCATGAAACAATTCGGTCCCGAGCCGGTGGTGCAGTTCGCACAACGATTAGGAATCACTGCTCCGCTCGAACCCGTTCCTTCGCTTTGCCTCGGCACGGCAGATATTTCTGTTTTTGAAATGACGGGTGCCATGAGCACGTTTGCAAATAAAGGAACACGAGTTGAACCTATTTTTGTCACGCGCATTGAAGATAAAAACGGAAGAGTGCTTGCTGACTTCCGCCCGAAAACCGAAGAAGTGATGAACGAAGAAAAAGCATACGTGTCGCTCTCCATGCTGCAAGGCGTTGTGCAGAACGGAACCGGAAGCCGCCTTCGCTACAAATATAAATTGATGAATCCGCTCGCAGGAAAAACCGGCACCACGCAAAATCATTCTGACGGTTGGTTCATGGGAATTACTCCTGACCTTGTAACCGGAACATGGGTGGGCGGAGAAGACCGCGGCATTCATTTTTCCAACATGACAGAAGGACAAGGCGCTTCCATGGCGCTTCCGATTTTTGCTTATTATATGCAGAAAGTATATGCCGATAAAAAAATAAATTTGTACCAGGGAGATTTTGAAAAGCCCGCAGGAAAAATAAATGTGGAAATGGATTGCGATAAGTATAATAAAGAAATGGAACAAGGAGGCGGACAAGAAGGGGATAAAACTGAAGATGAGAATTTCTGA
- a CDS encoding ribose-phosphate pyrophosphokinase — MTTPDIKIFSGTASHILAEKIASACGQPLGKVSLNKFSDGEFAPSFEETVRGNNVFLVQSTFPPAENLFELLLMIDAAKRASAKNIVAVIPYFGFARQDRKDQPRVPIGAKLIANLLTAAGATRVMTMDLHADQIQGFFEMPVDHLFASTIFIPYIKKLNLSDLSIVSPDIGGSKRANAYAKYLGAEIAICYKQRKKANVIESMTVIGEVEGRNVILLDDLVDTAGTLCTAADMLMDKGAKSVRAICTHPVLSGKAYEKIEKSKMLELIVTDTIPLQQESKKIKVISVAELFASVIDKVLSHESISAHFIM, encoded by the coding sequence ATGACCACTCCCGACATAAAAATATTTTCAGGAACTGCCAGCCATATTCTTGCGGAGAAAATCGCTTCCGCCTGCGGACAACCTCTCGGAAAAGTTTCATTAAACAAATTCAGCGATGGAGAGTTCGCTCCTTCGTTTGAAGAAACAGTTCGAGGGAATAATGTTTTTCTTGTTCAATCCACTTTTCCTCCGGCAGAAAATCTTTTTGAACTTCTGCTGATGATTGATGCGGCTAAGCGCGCTTCGGCAAAAAATATTGTGGCGGTGATTCCTTATTTTGGTTTTGCGCGGCAGGACAGAAAAGACCAGCCGCGAGTTCCTATTGGCGCAAAACTCATAGCGAATCTTCTTACTGCAGCAGGTGCAACCCGCGTGATGACGATGGATCTGCACGCTGACCAGATTCAAGGATTTTTTGAAATGCCGGTTGACCATCTTTTTGCTTCCACGATTTTTATTCCGTACATAAAAAAATTAAATCTTTCCGACCTTTCTATTGTTTCTCCGGATATTGGCGGCTCGAAGCGCGCAAATGCCTACGCGAAATATCTCGGAGCAGAAATCGCAATCTGTTACAAGCAACGAAAAAAAGCAAACGTGATTGAAAGCATGACTGTGATTGGAGAAGTGGAAGGAAGAAATGTAATTCTGCTGGATGATTTGGTAGATACTGCCGGAACTCTCTGCACCGCTGCTGATATGCTGATGGATAAAGGAGCGAAAAGTGTCCGCGCAATTTGCACGCATCCGGTTCTTTCCGGAAAAGCGTACGAGAAAATTGAAAAATCAAAAATGCTTGAGTTGATTGTGACAGATACAATTCCTCTGCAACAGGAAAGCAAAAAAATAAAAGTGATTTCGGTTGCCGAACTTTTTGCCAGCGTAATTGACAAAGTGCTGAGCCATGAATCCATCAGCGCGCATTTTATAATGTAA
- a CDS encoding T9SS type A sorting domain-containing protein, producing MKKFQLQQFILLAAVLFTSSLFAQDWVKMMQDPTVNFFDVQKAFNQYYTKAEKKIEREKKENYKMQATNRNEEEEMEVPGTSIYKRWEWFQQPRVSSTGERFSPDAAWRASEQYKKGFQTMGTKGAGNWTEIGPKTSSGMSGAGRLNTLRINPGNANTLYVCSPAGGLWTSTNGGSSWSVMTDQLPQVIGCTDLAFDPTNSNTMYLATGDGEAGDNYSVGLLKSTDGGVTWNATGLSFNPAQYRLLSRVIVDPTNGNNIYVATSAGIYKSTNAASTFTQVLAGSFKSMELKPGTPSTIYCCGTEFYYSTNSGSTWTKATGFPAAASLSRLTLAVSAASATTVYVNSGLAAPNYGEDGFYKSTNSGVSFTKVSTPSGFGNQEWYDLPVAANPSNASEVMIGGQTIFYKSTNGGTSWSQIASTTHVDYHGITYDATTPTTVYICSDGGVYKSTNGGTSWSNSNNNLAIAEIYGFGQSTSATNPIITGHQDNGTNIWNGTSFNATMGGDGMLAFISWSNSNTMWGSQYNGSLNKSTNGGGSWSTMSGITETCPWVTEWNEDPITGGTAYAGCANVWKASGTTFTKLTGNLAGTSTVTITSIGVSPANNQTIWAAKGGTLYKTTNGGGSWSAISSLPSGTISDIVCHNTDVNKAWVSYSGYSNSYKVYETTNGGTSWTNLSASLPNVPMNCMAFDKNSNDGIYVGTDIGVFYKDATMTVWQPFYNQLPNVVVSQIEMYYTGSKIRCSTYGRGVWESTLYTPGAYAPMANFGADKYIGCPSMGVQFTDYSAYQPTSWSWSFPGGTPSTSTQQNPFVVYNTPGTYNVSLTVTNANGSDTKTVNTYITVSTSPYAAPSATGKNFCAPSTVTLNATPAAPGTVRWWDQPAGGNLLGTGNTYTTPTLTTTTTYYVDESFPSGSSYNVGELDNTIGAGAMFTANDIRGLYFDVTKPVIINSVQVYCNSTGVRTIEIIDANGNLVTDTTLNINAAPSTLQTVTINRTVYPGTSYFIKFRGTVDCYRNSAGAVYPYTSPDINITNSNAGLPGYYYFFYNWTYTEIVCNTARTSVTVTDTCLTGMNDLFANNYMDVYPNPSNGVFNVAFHIDNTDNYVIKVANAVGQTVYEEKLENFSGTYSNKINLASMRKGVYLLSVSNSKNQSVKKVLIY from the coding sequence ATGAAAAAATTTCAACTCCAACAGTTTATACTGCTTGCCGCAGTATTGTTTACTTCATCTCTCTTTGCCCAGGACTGGGTGAAAATGATGCAAGACCCCACTGTAAATTTCTTCGATGTGCAAAAAGCATTTAACCAGTATTACACAAAAGCAGAGAAGAAAATTGAAAGAGAGAAAAAAGAAAACTACAAAATGCAGGCAACCAACCGCAATGAAGAAGAAGAAATGGAAGTTCCCGGCACTTCTATTTATAAACGCTGGGAATGGTTTCAGCAGCCGCGGGTTTCCTCTACGGGCGAACGCTTTTCTCCCGATGCCGCATGGAGAGCATCGGAACAATATAAAAAAGGATTTCAAACGATGGGAACGAAAGGCGCAGGCAATTGGACAGAAATCGGACCCAAAACTTCTTCCGGCATGTCGGGTGCAGGACGCCTGAATACTCTCCGCATAAATCCAGGCAACGCAAACACATTATATGTTTGCTCGCCTGCCGGTGGATTATGGACTTCTACCAATGGCGGTTCTTCCTGGTCGGTGATGACAGACCAGCTTCCGCAGGTAATCGGCTGCACCGATCTGGCGTTTGACCCTACTAATTCAAACACCATGTATCTGGCAACAGGAGATGGAGAGGCAGGAGATAATTATTCGGTTGGATTATTAAAATCGACCGATGGTGGAGTAACCTGGAATGCAACAGGGCTCTCGTTCAATCCCGCGCAATACCGCCTGCTAAGCAGAGTAATTGTAGACCCAACTAATGGGAATAATATTTATGTAGCAACTTCTGCCGGAATTTATAAAAGCACCAATGCTGCTTCTACTTTTACTCAGGTATTAGCCGGTTCTTTTAAAAGCATGGAACTAAAACCCGGAACGCCCTCTACCATTTATTGCTGCGGAACAGAGTTTTATTATTCCACCAACAGCGGAAGCACATGGACAAAAGCAACCGGATTTCCGGCAGCAGCTTCCCTCAGCCGCCTGACGCTTGCAGTTTCTGCTGCCAGCGCCACTACTGTATATGTCAATTCAGGATTGGCAGCGCCTAATTACGGAGAAGACGGTTTTTACAAATCAACCAACAGCGGAGTAAGTTTTACCAAAGTGAGCACGCCTTCCGGATTCGGAAATCAGGAATGGTATGACTTGCCGGTGGCGGCAAATCCTTCCAATGCAAGCGAAGTGATGATTGGCGGACAAACTATTTTCTACAAATCTACTAACGGAGGAACATCCTGGTCGCAAATTGCAAGCACGACTCACGTAGATTATCACGGTATTACCTATGATGCAACCACTCCCACCACCGTTTATATCTGCAGCGATGGTGGAGTTTATAAATCCACCAATGGCGGAACTTCATGGAGTAACAGTAATAACAATTTAGCTATTGCAGAAATATACGGCTTCGGGCAATCAACTTCTGCTACCAATCCTATTATCACAGGACATCAGGATAACGGAACCAATATCTGGAACGGCACTTCTTTCAATGCAACCATGGGAGGAGACGGGATGCTGGCATTTATCAGTTGGAGTAACAGCAACACCATGTGGGGTTCGCAATACAACGGCTCGCTGAATAAATCCACCAATGGCGGAGGTTCGTGGAGCACCATGTCGGGAATCACCGAAACTTGTCCTTGGGTTACGGAATGGAATGAAGACCCGATAACAGGAGGAACCGCTTATGCGGGCTGTGCAAATGTTTGGAAAGCCAGCGGAACAACTTTCACGAAGTTAACCGGAAACCTTGCCGGCACCAGCACGGTAACAATTACTTCCATTGGTGTTTCTCCTGCGAACAACCAAACAATATGGGCTGCAAAAGGAGGAACATTGTATAAAACCACTAATGGAGGCGGTTCGTGGTCAGCAATTTCTTCGCTGCCATCAGGAACCATTTCCGATATTGTTTGCCACAACACCGATGTGAACAAAGCGTGGGTTTCCTATTCGGGATATTCCAATTCATACAAAGTATACGAAACCACCAATGGCGGAACTTCCTGGACAAATCTTTCCGCTTCGCTTCCCAATGTGCCCATGAATTGCATGGCGTTCGATAAAAATTCAAACGATGGAATTTATGTGGGAACGGATATAGGAGTATTTTATAAAGATGCAACCATGACTGTGTGGCAGCCCTTCTATAATCAATTGCCCAATGTGGTGGTCAGCCAGATTGAAATGTATTATACAGGAAGTAAAATACGCTGTTCCACTTATGGAAGAGGCGTGTGGGAATCTACCTTATATACACCCGGAGCGTATGCGCCTATGGCAAATTTCGGTGCCGATAAATATATAGGATGCCCCAGCATGGGAGTTCAGTTCACTGATTACTCTGCTTATCAACCCACTTCGTGGAGTTGGTCTTTTCCTGGCGGAACCCCTTCTACTTCCACGCAGCAAAATCCCTTTGTAGTTTACAATACTCCGGGAACTTATAATGTTTCGCTTACTGTAACCAACGCCAACGGCTCCGACACAAAAACCGTGAACACTTATATCACCGTAAGCACCAGCCCCTATGCAGCGCCAAGCGCGACCGGAAAAAATTTCTGTGCGCCAAGTACTGTAACGCTGAATGCAACTCCTGCTGCTCCGGGAACTGTTCGCTGGTGGGACCAGCCCGCAGGCGGAAATCTTCTCGGAACAGGAAATACGTATACTACTCCAACGCTTACTACCACCACAACTTATTATGTGGATGAATCTTTCCCTTCAGGAAGTTCTTATAACGTGGGCGAGTTGGATAATACCATTGGCGCGGGCGCTATGTTCACCGCCAATGATATTCGCGGGCTTTACTTTGATGTAACGAAACCGGTAATCATTAACAGCGTTCAGGTGTATTGCAACTCTACAGGAGTGCGCACCATTGAAATCATTGATGCGAACGGAAATCTTGTTACTGATACCACGCTGAATATAAACGCAGCCCCAAGCACGCTTCAAACGGTAACCATTAACCGCACGGTATATCCTGGAACCAGTTATTTTATCAAGTTCCGCGGAACGGTGGATTGTTACCGCAACTCGGCAGGAGCGGTGTATCCTTACACTTCGCCAGATATTAATATTACAAACAGCAACGCGGGATTGCCTGGTTATTATTACTTCTTCTACAACTGGACATACACCGAAATTGTCTGCAACACCGCGCGCACTTCAGTTACAGTTACGGACACTTGTTTGACGGGAATGAATGATTTGTTCGCGAACAATTACAT